In Dehalogenimonas etheniformans, one genomic interval encodes:
- a CDS encoding DNA internalization-related competence protein ComEC/Rec2: MVLIVMSLAWIIGIWLGSQVAPSPLWLLAAIVPAAFLFVRRWRLKAVSGCLVVLLLVGGAGFFHSTVTKVDENHVAFYVGSTVYTFEGTVSRPPEEKEKSVALRLSDVTIDTGSSKRNLTGAVLVYVPPFPKHQYGDRITLTGKLLEPPVFDTFDWRTYLAHDEVFATVLYPPVTAVSPEHGNPVLAGIYHLRQKLADGIATALPEPQASLAQGLALGIRSSIPDDVNQAFSASGTSHLLAVSGQNLAIIAGVLLFAIRGLIGRRGYWYVWLAMTAVWGFTVLSGLAPPVVRGAIMASIFLLAEFLGRQKAAAAALCFAAALMVAANPQLLWSASFQMSFAAMAGLIFLLPPINEFVRRMALKFTGQDSRFYGIFRWLAEGLAVSAAAVAGVLPLVAYYFGSVSLIGGVATLAAAPALPLIIFGGLLTGAAAVVHPVLAILFGAITWLFISYLLVIVELFARIPPLHVGAFNPLMIWFFYALLAACAWWLWRWQRLQASEVTTRPMRLGRFASIGVPAIILLTFLTSSVLMFPGDHRLQITFLDVGQGDAVYIRTPAGQDILIDGGPSPQRLAQELSKKMPFWDRSIELVVSTHVDADHLTGLIEVLKRYKVNQVIDPGIAADTDLYREWRRLIDEKGVADTAVVAGQRIRLAGSLEFEVLNPYDKTITDSNSSCLVLNLSFGDVSLLFAGDLPQAAEQELIYRRLLPDATVLKVAHHGSSGSTGAAFLAVTQPELAAIPVGQNSYGHPASAVVASLDTLCIENGVFRMDTSGSVTFITDGCSLWLKP; the protein is encoded by the coding sequence TTGGTCCTTATAGTCATGTCCCTAGCGTGGATTATCGGCATATGGCTCGGTTCACAGGTGGCTCCATCGCCGCTGTGGCTTTTGGCGGCGATTGTTCCCGCCGCCTTTTTGTTTGTACGGCGCTGGCGGCTGAAAGCCGTTAGCGGTTGTCTAGTTGTTCTTTTACTGGTTGGTGGGGCTGGATTCTTCCATTCTACCGTGACTAAGGTAGACGAGAACCACGTGGCCTTCTATGTTGGGTCGACGGTATACACTTTTGAAGGAACTGTCAGCCGTCCGCCGGAAGAAAAGGAGAAGTCCGTTGCGCTGCGTCTTTCTGATGTTACGATCGACACCGGCAGCAGCAAACGTAATCTGACCGGCGCCGTCCTGGTCTACGTTCCCCCCTTCCCCAAACATCAATACGGCGACCGGATTACCCTGACCGGAAAGTTGCTTGAGCCCCCGGTGTTCGACACCTTCGACTGGCGCACCTACCTCGCCCATGACGAGGTTTTTGCCACCGTTCTATATCCACCGGTCACCGCTGTCAGCCCTGAACACGGTAACCCGGTGCTTGCCGGGATTTACCATCTTAGGCAAAAGCTGGCCGACGGCATCGCTACCGCCCTCCCCGAGCCCCAGGCCTCCTTGGCGCAGGGTCTTGCTCTCGGCATCCGTTCCAGCATCCCCGACGATGTTAACCAGGCTTTTTCCGCCTCCGGCACGTCGCATCTGCTGGCCGTCTCCGGGCAGAACCTGGCGATCATTGCTGGGGTTCTTTTGTTCGCCATCCGTGGTTTGATCGGCCGCCGCGGCTACTGGTATGTCTGGCTGGCTATGACGGCTGTCTGGGGTTTCACCGTGCTTTCCGGTCTGGCTCCGCCGGTCGTCCGTGGCGCCATAATGGCCTCGATCTTCCTTTTGGCTGAGTTCCTTGGAAGGCAGAAGGCAGCCGCCGCCGCTCTCTGTTTTGCGGCGGCCCTGATGGTTGCGGCAAATCCCCAATTGCTATGGTCGGCTTCTTTCCAAATGAGTTTCGCCGCCATGGCCGGTCTCATCTTCCTTCTGCCACCGATCAACGAATTTGTACGTCGTATGGCACTAAAATTTACAGGGCAAGATTCACGCTTCTATGGAATTTTTCGCTGGCTGGCGGAGGGTCTGGCGGTAAGTGCCGCCGCGGTTGCTGGCGTCTTGCCCCTCGTCGCCTATTACTTCGGGAGTGTCTCTCTGATAGGCGGTGTCGCGACTCTCGCTGCCGCCCCCGCGTTGCCCCTCATCATCTTCGGCGGCCTGCTTACCGGTGCAGCTGCCGTTGTCCACCCGGTTTTGGCGATTCTTTTCGGAGCGATTACCTGGCTGTTCATTAGCTACCTTCTGGTTATAGTGGAACTCTTTGCCCGGATCCCCCCGTTGCACGTCGGCGCATTCAATCCGCTAATGATTTGGTTCTTCTATGCCTTACTTGCCGCTTGCGCCTGGTGGCTGTGGCGCTGGCAACGGTTGCAGGCGTCTGAGGTCACCACAAGACCTATGAGACTAGGCCGCTTTGCGTCGATCGGTGTGCCGGCAATCATCCTCCTGACCTTTTTAACATCGAGCGTCTTGATGTTTCCCGGCGACCACCGGTTACAGATAACCTTCCTCGATGTCGGCCAGGGTGATGCCGTCTACATTCGCACTCCCGCTGGCCAGGATATTCTCATTGACGGCGGCCCTTCTCCCCAACGCCTCGCCCAGGAACTTTCAAAAAAGATGCCTTTCTGGGACCGGTCCATCGAATTGGTCGTTTCGACTCACGTCGATGCCGATCACCTCACCGGTCTGATTGAGGTCTTGAAACGCTACAAAGTTAACCAGGTAATCGATCCGGGCATTGCCGCCGATACCGACCTGTACCGCGAGTGGCGCCGGTTGATTGATGAAAAAGGAGTGGCGGATACAGCCGTAGTCGCAGGACAGCGCATCCGGCTTGCTGGAAGCCTTGAATTTGAAGTCTTGAATCCATACGATAAGACGATTACCGATTCCAATTCTTCATGCCTGGTCTTAAATTTGTCTTTCGGCGACGTTTCGCTGCTCTTTGCTGGTGACTTACCTCAGGCAGCGGAGCAGGAATTGATTTACCGCCGGTTGCTACCCGATGCGACCGTTTTAAAAGTCGCTCACCATGGATCGAGCGGCTCGACCGGGGCTGCATTTCTTGCCGTTACCCAGCCGGAGTTAGCCGCTATACCGGTCGGCCAAAACAGTTATGGTCACCCGGCATCGGCGGTTGTGGCTTCTCTGGACACGTTGTGCATCGAGAATGGCGTTTTCCGCATGGATACTTCTGGCTCAGTCACCTTCATCACTGATGGATGTTCGTTGTGGCTCAAACCGTAG
- a CDS encoding PH domain-containing protein, with product MYSIGNSPELRYETAPRYDTAPISGIISLLIFADLLLGFLIPGTLWLMVIVALAEAGLFYFIIPRKYQIFDDRVRICLGAPVRYDIPLSTIREARPGGGAEAWVYWGLRMATSSKNVVELVRRGGMDVVISPSDRETFLEQLELAMRSANRRKDLSRS from the coding sequence ATGTATAGCATAGGCAATTCGCCGGAACTCCGTTATGAAACGGCTCCGCGTTACGATACCGCGCCGATATCCGGCATCATCAGTTTGCTGATTTTCGCCGATCTACTCCTGGGATTTCTCATCCCGGGGACTTTATGGCTGATGGTAATCGTCGCTCTTGCCGAGGCTGGGCTGTTCTACTTCATTATCCCGCGCAAATACCAGATCTTTGACGACCGGGTGCGCATTTGTCTCGGTGCGCCGGTAAGATACGATATCCCCTTGTCGACAATCCGAGAAGCCCGTCCTGGCGGCGGCGCTGAAGCCTGGGTATACTGGGGACTTCGAATGGCCACTTCAAGTAAGAATGTTGTCGAACTGGTCAGGCGTGGTGGCATGGATGTCGTTATATCCCCGAGTGACCGCGAAACATTTTTGGAACAGCTGGAACTGGCGATGCGCTCGGCAAACCGCCGGAAAGATCTATCCAGGAGTTAA
- the ychF gene encoding redox-regulated ATPase YchF, which translates to MALSIGIIGLSMSGRTTIFEAATGAAAAARPGESVHVGIAKVPDARIDKLSAMFKPVKTTFAEVKYLDLGASVKNIGGEALRELSAMDELVSVVRAFKDDSVPHPQLTVDAARDIEAMNLELTFSDLAIIERRLGKIEQSLKAAKATERPKILAEQDLINRLKAELEKDIPLRDVELTEDEEKSLTGYQFLSAKPLLTVINIGEEDLGNVEKIEKEFTAKFSGNKRRLIAICGKLEAELATMDAASAAEFRADYGLVETGLSRTIRASYALLNLISFFTAGPDECRAWSITAGTNAQFAAGKIHSDIQRGFIRAEIVAYDDFIRAGSMAEAKKQGVLRLEGKTYIMKDGDIAQFLFNV; encoded by the coding sequence ATGGCTTTATCTATCGGCATTATCGGCCTCTCCATGAGCGGCCGCACCACCATTTTTGAAGCTGCCACGGGCGCGGCTGCGGCTGCCCGGCCCGGCGAATCCGTCCACGTCGGCATCGCCAAAGTTCCGGATGCCCGAATCGACAAACTGTCGGCGATGTTCAAACCCGTAAAAACCACCTTCGCCGAGGTCAAATACCTTGACTTGGGAGCCTCAGTCAAGAACATCGGCGGCGAGGCTCTGCGCGAACTCTCTGCCATGGATGAGCTTGTCAGCGTCGTCCGCGCCTTTAAAGACGATTCGGTGCCCCACCCCCAGCTCACCGTCGACGCTGCCAGGGACATCGAAGCCATGAACCTTGAACTGACCTTCTCCGATCTGGCGATCATCGAGCGCCGCTTGGGCAAGATCGAACAGTCCCTCAAGGCCGCTAAGGCTACCGAGCGTCCCAAGATCCTTGCCGAGCAGGACCTGATCAACCGCTTGAAAGCCGAGCTCGAAAAGGATATCCCCCTGCGCGACGTCGAACTCACAGAAGATGAAGAGAAATCGCTGACGGGGTACCAGTTCCTTTCCGCGAAGCCCCTGTTGACGGTGATCAACATCGGCGAGGAAGACCTGGGAAATGTCGAGAAGATCGAAAAAGAATTCACTGCGAAGTTTTCCGGCAACAAACGCCGCCTTATCGCCATCTGCGGCAAACTTGAGGCCGAACTGGCTACCATGGACGCCGCCTCCGCCGCAGAATTCCGCGCCGACTACGGGCTGGTGGAGACCGGCCTATCCCGCACTATTCGAGCGTCTTACGCTCTTTTAAATCTGATCTCTTTCTTCACCGCCGGCCCCGATGAGTGCCGCGCCTGGAGTATCACTGCCGGCACCAACGCGCAATTTGCCGCCGGCAAGATCCACTCCGATATCCAGCGCGGTTTCATCCGGGCCGAGATCGTCGCCTATGATGATTTTATCCGTGCCGGTTCGATGGCCGAAGCCAAAAAACAGGGTGTTCTTCGACTAGAAGGCAAGACCTACATCATGAAGGACGGCGACATCGCCCAATTCCTATTCAATGTATAG
- a CDS encoding helix-hairpin-helix domain-containing protein, giving the protein MAGRLRSIVLTIPLVLPVLLSGCSDSSLVEIYTPTTQPSPFASVAIEGAVTLPGIYPVKAGDTLEDLLQAAGGQTDSSSNVKLVIGGISNAPQKININTAEAWLLEALPGIGAVKAAAIIDYRQSHGLFVNIMELVKVPGFGQSTFDALKDLITVSG; this is encoded by the coding sequence ATGGCAGGACGTTTGCGATCGATTGTACTTACCATACCACTAGTTCTGCCGGTCCTACTCTCGGGTTGCAGCGATTCCTCCCTGGTCGAGATCTACACACCCACCACCCAACCTTCCCCCTTTGCCTCAGTTGCCATAGAAGGAGCCGTAACTCTTCCGGGCATTTACCCTGTTAAAGCCGGGGACACCCTCGAGGATTTACTCCAGGCAGCCGGCGGTCAAACTGACTCCAGTTCAAATGTAAAACTGGTCATTGGCGGCATCTCCAACGCTCCTCAGAAGATCAACATCAACACCGCCGAGGCTTGGCTGCTGGAAGCCCTTCCCGGCATCGGTGCCGTCAAAGCCGCTGCGATTATCGATTATCGCCAGTCTCACGGGCTTTTTGTAAATATCATGGAACTGGTCAAGGTTCCCGGCTTCGGACAGTCGACGTTTGATGCCCTCAAAGACTTGATTACGGTGTCGGGGTAA
- a CDS encoding PrsW family intramembrane metalloprotease codes for MKLNWLWTLGVGVALFFMTNVTMQSTGNPNFFPTVIMLGSFVVPVAFVSFFYEHIRDRDIPLSVLGGSFLLGGAIGTIAAGLLEYSTLTSSSVSSLFGVGLIEESAKIIVPVFLFLGWKYRHQADGLLFGVTVGMGFAALETMGYALVTLIQSQGDVTAMNQVLLVRGLLAPAGHGAWTGIVCAVLWRERAKAGKININGWVIGAFILAVVLHALWDIVNSQNSNAIAYGGMLALAIVSLELLFALYASARKEAGLTPMTEPTDDEKFDKRGKPG; via the coding sequence ATGAAGCTGAACTGGCTTTGGACCTTGGGTGTTGGCGTCGCATTGTTTTTTATGACCAACGTAACGATGCAGAGCACCGGCAATCCCAACTTTTTCCCGACGGTAATAATGCTCGGGTCCTTCGTGGTGCCGGTGGCGTTCGTAAGTTTTTTCTATGAACACATTCGCGACAGGGATATTCCTCTGTCTGTATTGGGCGGTTCCTTCCTGCTGGGTGGTGCGATCGGCACCATTGCCGCGGGTCTGCTGGAATACTCCACCCTGACCAGTTCATCGGTTTCAAGTCTGTTCGGGGTGGGCTTGATCGAGGAATCGGCAAAAATCATCGTACCGGTATTCCTATTCTTGGGCTGGAAGTACCGCCATCAAGCTGACGGTCTGCTCTTCGGGGTCACGGTGGGGATGGGTTTTGCCGCACTAGAGACAATGGGTTACGCGCTGGTGACACTGATCCAAAGCCAGGGCGACGTAACCGCCATGAACCAGGTACTCCTGGTCAGGGGTCTTCTGGCGCCGGCTGGCCACGGTGCTTGGACGGGCATCGTTTGCGCCGTATTGTGGAGAGAACGAGCTAAGGCAGGCAAAATCAATATAAACGGCTGGGTAATCGGCGCATTCATCCTTGCAGTGGTCCTTCACGCGTTGTGGGATATCGTAAACAGCCAGAACTCAAACGCCATCGCTTACGGGGGCATGCTCGCGCTGGCAATTGTCAGCCTGGAGTTGCTGTTTGCGCTCTATGCGAGCGCCCGCAAGGAAGCCGGACTAACGCCGATGACAGAACCCACGGATGACGAGAAGTTCGATAAGCGAGGAAAACCCGGCTAA
- a CDS encoding bifunctional folylpolyglutamate synthase/dihydrofolate synthase: MKEIKARSFILDYVFLATGQCCYYLAMKAQYHAALDWLYGFVDYEAGQRPRDASRYDLRRVRLFLERLGNPHLMSKTVHIAGSKGKGSTAAIIFSVLKEAGYKTGLYTSPHLMETYERFKIGDHFIDEDEFVEEVERLKPIVAEINAQALYGELTTFEIMTVLAFDYFANNQVDWQVIEVGLGGRLDATNIVEPQLSVITTINLEHTEVLGDTIREIAAEKAGIIKRGVQVVSAPQHEDAKEVIDSTCRKLTAPLTIANLDTVTRSNFEDEFQTFNILGRHDIYDVKLPLLGTYQRTNCATAVAALEALIGQGVAGIDKKTIEEGLSKTDWPGRFQIIDRCPLVILDGAHNPASAKELVASLEAYLGQDLGPHPASLVIAASADKDVTGMAEVLALAFDEFIVTRTRHPRAMDVETLGRAFEKLGKRVNYTSTTAEAVIVATNLAGLDGMVCVTGSLFAVGETLEIWRNRAAGENPRII; this comes from the coding sequence ATGAAGGAGATCAAAGCCAGGTCCTTCATATTGGATTATGTTTTTCTTGCCACCGGGCAATGCTGCTATTATTTAGCTATGAAAGCTCAATACCACGCGGCACTGGATTGGCTCTATGGGTTCGTCGATTATGAGGCGGGACAGCGCCCCCGCGATGCATCCCGATACGACCTTCGGCGGGTACGCCTTTTCCTCGAACGGCTGGGCAACCCTCACCTGATGTCCAAAACTGTCCACATTGCCGGCAGCAAAGGCAAAGGCTCGACGGCAGCAATCATATTTTCAGTGCTGAAAGAGGCAGGTTATAAAACCGGCCTCTATACCTCACCTCACCTTATGGAGACCTACGAACGGTTCAAGATAGGCGACCACTTTATCGACGAAGATGAATTCGTCGAGGAGGTCGAAAGGTTGAAGCCGATCGTTGCCGAGATAAATGCTCAAGCACTTTACGGAGAACTCACCACGTTCGAAATAATGACCGTCCTTGCCTTCGATTATTTTGCTAATAACCAGGTTGACTGGCAGGTCATTGAGGTGGGGCTGGGCGGGAGGCTGGATGCCACTAACATTGTTGAACCTCAGCTCTCGGTCATCACTACGATCAATTTGGAGCATACCGAAGTGCTTGGCGACACCATCCGGGAGATCGCAGCCGAAAAGGCCGGCATTATCAAGCGGGGGGTGCAGGTGGTTTCCGCGCCACAACACGAAGACGCAAAGGAAGTCATCGATTCGACCTGTCGAAAACTAACCGCCCCTTTAACGATAGCCAATCTAGATACCGTGACCCGCTCCAATTTTGAAGACGAATTCCAGACATTCAATATATTGGGCAGGCATGACATCTATGATGTGAAATTGCCGCTGCTAGGTACTTATCAGCGGACCAACTGCGCGACGGCAGTGGCGGCGCTGGAGGCTCTCATCGGTCAAGGTGTAGCCGGCATCGACAAGAAAACAATCGAGGAAGGGCTGTCGAAGACCGATTGGCCAGGGAGGTTTCAGATAATTGATCGATGCCCGCTGGTGATACTCGACGGCGCGCACAACCCAGCCTCTGCCAAGGAGTTGGTGGCTTCCCTCGAGGCCTATCTCGGCCAGGACCTCGGGCCACATCCGGCATCCCTGGTCATAGCGGCATCGGCTGACAAAGATGTAACCGGAATGGCGGAGGTCCTGGCTCTGGCTTTTGATGAATTCATCGTTACCCGCACGCGGCATCCGAGGGCGATGGACGTTGAAACCCTGGGCCGAGCTTTTGAAAAACTCGGCAAGAGGGTTAATTACACGTCAACCACGGCTGAGGCGGTGATTGTGGCCACAAACCTGGCCGGTCTAGATGGGATGGTGTGCGTCACCGGCTCGCTTTTTGCCGTCGGCGAAACCCTAGAAATCTGGAGGAACAGAGCAGCCGGAGAAAATCCCCGGATTATTTAA
- a CDS encoding 2-oxoisovalerate dehydrogenase, whose translation MNEIIFLVQEDPEGGFTARALGQPIFTEADTLDELKSQVRDALACHFGYGAAPPVVRLSLQKDEVILS comes from the coding sequence ATGAATGAGATCATCTTTTTGGTTCAGGAAGACCCCGAAGGCGGCTTCACCGCCCGGGCTCTTGGACAACCCATTTTCACCGAGGCGGATACCCTCGATGAATTAAAATCCCAGGTCCGCGATGCCCTGGCCTGCCACTTCGGTTATGGAGCCGCCCCACCAGTCGTCCGCCTCAGTCTTCAGAAAGATGAGGTCATCCTGTCGTGA